A single genomic interval of Apis cerana isolate GH-2021 linkage group LG2, AcerK_1.0, whole genome shotgun sequence harbors:
- the LOC108004508 gene encoding stalled ribosome sensor GCN1 — protein MADVELTKALKDLPNRVQTASKNERREILQNVVNVLSNPGINEKIVHGICKTISLTLHRYKDTASQSYVKNLIEELVKKQPEPSIKHMINIVIEQATWHKNVVPTLNTALTAYLALKWSTLIVLHGYKSNLNINSELPKLIEAQANLSAAALASMDKKLTEKVYVLLAHQWSSVKDIDIEYLETLTKLEIENGVIVLASLLTKYLVTAKKSELVAKLKTNTIDPFIKLTISCKKKPDLYVVHNAVPLLRRISHDEFKSQLLPALQKAMLRNPEIIIESVGYILSGLSLDLSQYSQDISKGLFANLHSKEDLVRDEAVGACRRLALQCSDTIALENLLSSVFAVFHGSEGKLTVATHKISVLQGAGNLSYNAASGSSVERLAETACEHFIKVLETEVHEKTLIHALEMMALWTNKFANNVPKCVIDAFKKGMTAKISTAIVRTAYIKLFFSASVASYSEAITPLLLQSLTKAIQQSAQPAAVTEGLIAAYLLLKFVLANQVENDKQIILWNAIDEQIFFSEKFLITCGDDILYHLMLLCERLITEFGDRLNEKTLNGVHRAIVACATAPKYKIRKRCFPLIKKILTGLSTYGPAQELLMEYNKFLERVKIKSENDENKEESFNYETTGRCLADGLLAICSGSFLFESPAMQMTRDALIPSHHPAIYKAMPNLWFKIAKNFNLIPKHFLCSFNHEIKKILVQNYKPIASYENALTKVISIIPDIILPVIVSNITSKLDDVEILKVTKDEYFTYLTPEGELYDKSVLPTNDENDILNSMNMKRESKVYSFKEQQEELQLRRELYEKRKKEGKIKEPKLTPKQEEILKTQMAKESTIRKRLTELKLKIDNVISLTICSMHGNGQELSFYLKDLLPPILKNLESPLAAPAMSDLYIRLKEIIKINNPVLSNVVAHVTLRQLQPQCDLNHAWEEENLDSAVKRTLNLLHTTAIKQKKLFTAPTFCYIFPFIKKTLLSYKDDNMIVQGLQIIQEHAKQRGNSSDFRDMKHPQLLPRKHMFDLLIELMEITNGRVQTHAVATLLDVAQSGSGQPGTAIATNEDINSLIGALQNSLSTIRDAALRALTVVRQAFPSQKEDPDQLSYLIRRIWVARFDVCDENKILANELWNAADLVMDAEKLSDELIQDTAHPVEPIQQAAACALAQCLTEVPHLVPIILDKLLQMYQDKLAMIPPKLNDFGRIVEQPIDTWGPRRGVALALAQLASLLSADTVLKLVQFFVSIGLGDRNQAVRTEMLTAAVAVVDLHGKANITSLLPVFEEFMDKAPKIGSFDSIKQSVVILMGSLARHLDKDDSRIKPIVMRLIAALSTPSQQVQEAVANCLPHLVPSIKDDAPSIVDKLMDQLLKSDKYGERKGAAYGLAGIIKGMGILALKQLDIMTTLTNAIQDKKNYRHREGALFAFEMLCTMLGRLFEPYIVHVLPHLLLCFGDSSQYVRTATDDTARVVMSKLSAHGVKLVLPSLLAALEEDSWRTKTGSVELLGAMAYCAPKQLSSCLPSIVPKLIEVLSDSHTKVQEAGAEALKVIGSVIRNPEIQAIVPVLLKALQDPSHKTATCLQTLLDTQFVHFIDAPSLALIMPVVQRAFLDRSTETRKMAAQIIGNMYSLTDQKDLTPYLPTIIPGLKTSLLDPVPEVRSVSARALGAMVRGMGESSFEDLLPWLMQTLTSETSSVDRSGAAQGLSEVVRGLGVEKLHKLMPEIISTAERTDIAPHVKDGYIMMFIYMPSAFTTEFTPYIGQIINPILKALADENEYVRETALRAGQRIVNLYADSAIMLLLPELEKSLFDDNWRIRYSSVQLLGDLLYRISGVSGKMSTETASEDDNFGTEQSHFAIINALGAERRNRVLAGLYMGRSDVALMVRQAALHVWKVVVTNTPRTLREILPTLFTLLLGCLASTSNDKRQVAARTLGDLVRKLGERVLPEIIPILEKGLQSDQADQRQGVCIGLSEIMTSTNKDMVITFVISLVPTVRKALCDPLPEVRQAAAKTFDGLHSTVGVRALDDILPAMLTQLNSPDPAEAENTLDGLRQVMAIKSRVVLPYLVPQLTTPPVNTKALSILASVAGEALTRFLHKILPALLTALSSAQGSQNEVQELEYCQAVILSVTDEVGIRTVMDQLMEATRANDPSRRRSAATLLCAFCRDTRADYSQYVPQLLRGLIHLFTDDDKDVLQMSWEALTAVTKTLASDQQIAHVQDIRQAVRFAVSDLKGQELLPGFCLPKGITPILPIFREAILNGLPEAKEQAAQGLGEVIKLTSASALQPSVVHITGPLIRILGDRFNWSVKAAVLETLAILLGKVGVMLKQFLPQLQTTFLRALNDSNRQVRLKAAYALSNLIVIHTRVDPLFTELHTGIKTGDDPAIRETMLQALRGVLTPAGDKMTEPMKKQVFATLSSMLGHSEDITRNAVAGCFGALIRWLSPDQLNVAFNENLLCNDSTVDWMLRHGRSAALFVALKESPTTVYNNKEKDRVCSVILSYLSADRVQIVMNGVRACGYLFQYLMNEGQSIPQQILSPFVRSMNNNSNDVKQLLAKVCIHLARNISPEKMSPELLKSLLPMLVNGTKEKNGYVKANSELALIAVLRLRQGEEEHQRCMAFLDAGAKESLSDVVSKVLRKVLSQPEGKIEELDDTLLT, from the exons atggCGGATGTCGAG ttaacGAAAGCATTAAAAGATCTGCCAAATCGAGTTCAAACCGCCAGTAAAAACGAGCGGCGAGAGATTCTACAAAATGTCGTCAATGTGTTGTCAAATCCTG gcaTCAATGAGAAGATTGTACATGGAATTTGCAAAACCATATCTCTTACTTTACATCGATACAAGGATACTGCTTCCCAATCttacgtgaaaaatttaattgaagaaCTAGTAAAAAAACAACCAGAACCTTCAATAAaacatatgattaatattgtaatagaaCAAGCTACATGGCATAAAAATGTAGTTCCTAC tctAAACACAGCTTTAACTGCGTATCTTGCATTAAAATGGTCAACATTAATTGTTTTACATGGATATAAGAGCAATTTAAACATCAATTCAGAATTACCAAAACTCATTGAAGCACAAGCAAATTTGAGTGCAGCAGCTTTGGCATCtatggataaaaaattgaCAGAAAaagtatatgttttattagCACATCAATGGTCAAGTGTTAAAGATAttgatatagaatatttagagacattaacaaaattagaaattgaaaatggtGTAATTGTTCTTGCTAGTTTACTTACTAAATATTTAGTTACTgcaaaaaaaagtgaattagTGGCAAAATTGaag acaAATACCATAGAtcctttcataaaattaactattagttgtaaaaaaaagcCAGATCTATATGTTGTTCATAATGCTGTACCTCTTCTTCGTAGAATATCTCATGATGAATTTAAAAGTCAACTATTACCAGCTTTACAAAAAGCTATGTTAAGAAAtccagaaattattattgaatcagttggatatattttaagtGGTTTAAGTCTTGATTTAAGTCAATATAGTCAAGATATAAGTAAAggattatttgcaaatttacaTTCAAAAGAAGATTTAGTTAGAGATGAAGCAGTAGGAGCTTGTCGTAGACTTGCTCTTCAATGTTCAGATACTATTGCTTTAGAAAACTTATTGTCATCTGTATTTGCTGTATTTCATGGATCAGAAGGAAAACTTACAGTTGCAACTCATAAAATTTCTGTATTACAAGGTGCTGGCAATCTTAGTTATAATGCAGCTTCAGGAAGTAGTGTTGAAAGATTAGCTGAAACAGCTTGTGAACATTTCATCAAAGTTCTTGAAACTGAAGTTCATGAGAAAACTTTAATTCATGCTCTTGAAATGATGGCCTTATGGACTAACAAATTTGCAAACAATGTCCCAAAATGTGTAATTGATGCATTTAAAAAAGGCATGACTGCTAAAATTTCAACTGCCATAGTGCGTACTGcttatattaaacttttcttttctgcATCAGTAGCTTCTTATTCTGAAGCAATAACTCCATTACTATTACAATCATTAACAAAGGCTATACAACAATCTGCACAACCAGCTGCAGTTACAGAAGGTTTAATAGCTGCTTatttattgttgaaatttgTGCTTGCTAATCAAGTGGAAaatgataaacaaattatattatggaatGCAATTGATgaacaaatattcttttccgaaaaatttttgataacttGTGgagatgatattttatatcatcttaTGTTGCTTTGTGAAAGATTAATTACTGAATTTGGAGATAGGTTGaatgaaaaaactttaaatggcGTACATAGAGCAATTGTAGCATGTGCCACTGCTCCcaagtataaaataagaaaacgcTGTTTtccgttaattaaaaaaattttaactggTTTAAGTACATATGGTCCTGCACaagaattattaatggaatataataaatttttagaacgtgtaaaaattaaatctgaaaatgatgaaaataaagaagaatcttttaattatgaaacaacTGGTAGATGTCTTGCAGATGGATTACTTGCTATTTGTTCAGGTTCTTTTTTGTTCGAATCACCTGCTATGCAAATGACAAGAGATGCATTAATACCATCTCATCATCCTGCAATTTATAAAGCAATGCCAAATCTATGgtttaaaattgcaaagaattttaatcttataccAAAACACTTTTTATGTTCATTTAatcatgaaataaagaaaatacttGTACAAAATTACAAACCTATTGCTAGTTATGAAAATGCATTAACAAaagtaatatctattataccAGACATTATACTACCTGTAATAGTATCAAATATTACAAGTAAACTTGATGATGTAGAGATTTTAAAAGTCACtaaagatgaatattttacttatctcACTCCAGAAGGAGAATTATATGATAAGAGTGTATTACCAAcaaatgatgaaaatgatattctcAATTCAATGAACATGAAAAGGGAAAGCAaagtatattcatttaaagaaCAACAAGAAGAATTACAACTTAGACgagaattatatgaaaaaagaaagaaagaagggaaaataaaagaaccTAAATTAACACCTAAGCAAGAAGAAATTCTTAAAACTCAAATGGCAAAAGAAAGTACAATTCGTAAAAGATTAACAGAATTGAaacttaaaatagataatgttATATCTCTAACTATATGTTCTATGCATGGAAATGGTCAAGAATtatctttctatttaaaaGATCTTCTAcctccaattttaaaaaatttagaatcacCATTAGCTGCTCCTGCAATGTCTGATctttatattcgtttaaaagaaattataaaaataaacaatccaGTTCTTAGTAATGTAGTAGCACATGTTACATTACGACAATTACAACCTCAATGTGATTTAAATCACGCTTgggaagaagaaaatcttGATTCTGCAGTAAAAAGAACTTTAAATCTTTTGCATACAACAgcaataaaacagaaaaaattatttacagcaccaactttttgttatattttcccttttataaaaaaaactttattatcctATAAAGATGATAATATGATTGTTCAAGgattacaaataatacaagAACATGCTAAACAAAGAGGAAATTCTTCTGATTTCAGAGATATGAAACATCCTCAATTACTTCCACGTAAACATATGTTTGATttgttaatagaattaatgGAAATTACAAATGGAAGAGTACAGACACATGCAGTTGCAACATTATTAGATGTTGCTCAATCTGGTAGTGGTCAACCAGGTACTGCAATAGCAACTAATgaagatataaattctttaattggaGCATTACAAAATTCTTTATCTACAATAAGAGATGCAGCATTAAGAGCTTTAACAGTAGTAAGACAAGCTTTTCCATCTCAGAAAGAAGATCCTGATCAACTTTCTTATCTTATTAGAAGAATATGGGTTGCTAGATTCGATGTttgtgatgaaaataaaattcttgcaaaTGAATTATGGAATGCTGCAGACTTAGTAATGGATGCAGAAAAACTTTCCGATGAACTTATTCAAGATACTGCACATCCTGTAGAACCTATACAGCAAGCTGCTGCTTGTGCTTTGGCACAATGTTTAACTGAAGTTCCCCATTTAGTAccaataatattagataaattattacaaatgtaTCAAGATAAATTAGCTATGATTCCAccaaaattaaacgattttgGTCGTATTGTTGAACAACCTATTGATACTTGGGGTCCACGACGAGGTGTAGCACTTGCATTGGCTCAATTGGCATCTCTTCTTAGTGCTGATACTGTACTTAAACTTGtgcaattttttgtttctattggTTTAGGAGATAGAAATCAAGCTGTTCGTACAGAAATGTTAACTGCAGCTGTAGCTGTTGTTGATCTTCATGGAAAAGCAAATATAACTTCTTTATTACcagtttttgaagaatttatgGATAAAGCTCCTAAAATTGGAAGTTTTGATTCAATTAAACAGTCTGTAGTTATTCTTATGGGATCTTTAGCAAGACATTTGGACAAAGATGACTCACGTATTAAACCAATAGTTATGCGTTTAATTGCTGCTCTCTCTACACCATCACAACAAGTACAAGAAGCAGTAGCTAATTGTTTACCACATCTTGTGCCTTCTATTAAAGATGATGCACCAAGTATTGTAGATAAATTAATGGACCAATTATTGAAATCAGACAAATATGGAGAACGTAAAGGTGCAGCTTATGGTTTAGCAGGTATAATCAAGGGTATGGGAATTTTGGCATTAAAACAGCTTGATATTATGACTACATTAACTAATGCCATTCAAGATAAGAAAAACTACAGACATAGAGAAGGAGCATTATTTGCTTTTGAGATGTTATGTACAATGCTTGGTAGATTATTTGAACCATATATCGTTCATGTTTTGCCACACTTATTGTTATGTTTTGGAGATTCAAGTCAATATGTTAGAACAGCAACTGATGATACAGCTCGTGTAGTTATGAGTAAATTGTCTGCACATGGAGTAAAACTTGTTTTACCCAGTTTATTAGCAGCATTAGAAGAAGATTCTTGGAGGACTAAAActg GATCTGTTGAATTATTGGGTGCAATGGCATATTGTGCACCAAAACAACTTAGTAGTTGCTTGCCAAGTATAGTTCCAAAGCTCATTGAAGTACTTAGTGATTCACATACGAAAGTTCAAGAAGCTGGTGCAGAAGCTCTTAAAGTTATTGGAAGTGTAATTCGTAATCCAGAGATTCAAGCTATTGTACCAGTTTTATTAAAAGCTTTACAAGATCCTTCTCATAAAACAGCTACTTGTCTACAAACTCTTTTAGATACAcaatttgtacattttattgATGCTCCATCATTAGCTCTTATTATGCCTGTAGTACAACGAGCATTTTTGGATCGTTCAacagaaacaagaaaaatggCAGCacaaattattggaaatatgtATTCTTTAACTGATCAAAAAGATTTAACTCCATATTTACCAACTATTATTCCTGGTTTAAAAACAAGTTTACTAGACCCAGTACCAGAAGTACGAAGTGTATCTGCAAGAGCATTAGGAGCCATGGTACGAGGAATGGGTGAATCAAGCTTTGAAGATCTACTTCCTTGGTTGATGCAAACTCTTACATCTGAAACAAGTAGCGTTGATCGATCAGGTGCTGCACAAGGACTTTCAGAAGTTGTAAGAGGATTAGGTGTTGAAAAACTTCATAAACTTATGCCTGAAATTATTAGTACTGCTGAAAGAACTGACATTGCTCCTCATGTGAAAGATGGTTATATTatgatgtttatttacatgCCAAGTGCGTTTACTACAGAATTTACGCCTTATATTGgacaaattattaatcctaTTTTGAAAGCTTTAGctgatgaaaatgaatatgttCGTGAAACAGCACTTAGAGCAGGACAACGTATTGTTAATCTTTATGCTGATTCTGcgattatgttattattaccagaattagaaaaaagtcTTTTTGATGATAATTGGCGTATTAGATATTCATCAGTTCAATTACTTGGAGATTTACTATATCGAATCTCTGGTGTTTCTGGAAAAATGTCAACAGAAACGGCTAGTGAAGATGATAATTTTGGGACTGAACAATCGCATTTTGCCATTATTAATGCACTTGGTGCTGAAAGACGAAATCGTGTTTTAGCTGGATTATATATGGGTAGATCAGATGTTGCACTAATGGTACGCCAAGCTGCTCTTCATGTATGGAAAGTTGTTGTAACAAATACACCAAGAActttaagagaaatattgccaacattatttactttattacttGGCTGTTTAGCTAGTACAAGTAATGATAAAAGACAAGTGGCAGCAAGAACATTAGGAGATTTAGTTAGAAAATTAGGTGAAAGAGTATTACCAGAAATCATACCTATTTTGGAAAAAGGTTTACAAAGTGATCAAGCTGATCAGCGTCAAGGTGTATGTATTGGATTATCAGAAATTATGACAAGTACAAATAAGGATATGGTGATAACCTTTGTAATCAGTTTAGTTCCAACAGTaag aaAAGCATTATGTGATCCATTACCAGAAGTTCGACAAGCTGCAGCAAAAACTTTTGATGGTTTACATTCAACTGTAGGAGTAAGAGCATTAGATGATATATTACCAGCAATGTTAACACAATTAAATTCACCAGATCCTGCAGAGGCAGAGAATACTTTAGATGGTTTACGCCAAGTAATGGCAATAAAATCTCGTGTTGTTTTACCATATCTAGTACCTCAATTAACAACTCCACCTGTTAATACAAAAGCATTATCAATCTTGGCAAGTGTAGCAGGCGAAGCATTAACAAGatttcttcataaaattctACCAGCACTGTTGACTGCTCTTTCTAGTGCTCAAGGATCACAAAATGAAGTGCAAGAATTAGAATATTGTCAAGCAGTAATTCTGTCTGTTACTGATGAAGTTGGTATTAGAACAGTTATGGATCAACTTATGGAAGCTACACGAGCAAATGATCCATCTAGACGTCGAAGCGCTGCAACTTTGTTATGTGCTTTTTGCCGGGATACACGTGCAGATTACAGTCAATATGTTCCACAATTATTACGAGGTCTCATTCACTTATTTACAGATGATGATAAAGATGTATTACAAATGAGTTGGGAAGCTCTTACAGCAGTTACCAag aCTTTAGCATCTGATCAACAAATTGCACATGTACAAGATATTAGACAAGCCGTTCGATTTGCAGTATCTGATTTAAAAGGACAAGAATTATTACCAGGATTCTGTTTACCAAAAGGAATTACTCCTATTCTTCCGATATTTAGAGAAGCCATATTAAATGGTCTGCCAGAAGCAAAAGAACAAGCAGCTCAAGGCCTTGGagaagttataaaattaactagTGCTTCAGCGTTACAACCAAGTGTTGTACATATTACTGGAccattaattcgaattttggGTGATCGTTTTAATTGGAGTGTTAAAGCAGCAGTTTTAGAAACTCTTGCAATTTTACTTGGCAAg GTTGGAGTAatgttaaaacaatttttaccaCAATTACAAACTACTTTCTTAAGAGCATTGAATGATAGTAACAGACAAGTGAGATTAAAAGCTGCTTATGCTTTAAGTAATCTCATTGTAATACATACTCGTGTAGATCCATTGTTTACAGAACTTCATACTGGCATAAAAACTGGTGATGATCCAGCTATTAG ggAAACAATGTTACAAGCTTTAAGAGGTGTTCTTACACCTGCTGGTGATAAAATGACAGAACCAATGAAGAAACAAGTTTTTGCTACTTTAAGTAGTATGCTTGGTCATTCTGAAGACATTACAAGAAATGCAGTAGCTGGTTGTTTTGGAGCATTGATACGATGGCTTAGTCCAGATCAACTTAACGTtgcatttaatgaaaatttattat GTAATGATTCAACTGTTGATTGGATGCTTAGACATGGACGTTCTGCAGCATTATTTGTCGCATTAAAGGAATCTCCAACAACtgtctataataataaagaaaaagatcgcGTTTGCAGTGTAATACTTTCGTATTTAAGTGCTGATCGAGTTCAAATTGTTATGAATGGTGTACGAGCTTGTGGttatttgtttcaatatcTTATGAATGAAGGACAATCTATACCTCAACAAATTTTATCTCCGTTTGTAcgg tcgATGAATAACAATAGCAATGatgtaaaacaattattagcCAAAGTTTGTATTCATTTGGCTCGTAACATATCGCCAGAAAAAATGTCACCAGAATTACTTAAATCACTTTTACCTATGTTGGTAAAtggaacaaaagaaaaaaatggttaTGTAAAAGCTAACAGTGAACTTGCTCTCATAGCAGTACTTAGATTGAGacaaggagaagaagaacatcag CGTTGTATGGCTTTCTTGGATGCTGGTGCAAAAGAATCATTATCAGATGTAGTCAGCAAAGTATTGCGTAAAGTTCTATCTCAGCCTGAAGGCAAAATAGAAGAATTGGATGATACATTACTTACGTGA